From Pseudomonas sp. FP2335, the proteins below share one genomic window:
- a CDS encoding DUF3309 family protein, with protein MSLILIIILILLLVGGLPVFPHSRNWGYGPSGILGVVLVVLLVLLLLGRI; from the coding sequence ATGAGCCTTATTCTGATCATCATCCTGATCCTCCTGCTGGTCGGCGGCCTGCCGGTATTCCCGCACTCCCGCAATTGGGGTTATGGCCCGTCGGGTATCCTCGGCGTCGTCCTGGTAGTGTTGCTGGTGCTGTTGTTACTCGGCCGGATATAA